The following are from one region of the Candidatus Paceibacterota bacterium genome:
- a CDS encoding glycerol-3-phosphate acyltransferase — protein sequence MIEIIYLFIIFLLSYFIGSFPTAYFVTKKFTDKDIRKEGTGNVGAMNTSRATGKFYLFFLVLLGDVLKGALPVYIVKNLNLGDYSILAITFCGFGVVLGHCYSAYFKIKDGSFAGGKAIASMSGILGVLNFYYLFLPWVSVCILYIIFSGYLFLGQFMANLFLPIISYILVPQYFWLCFLSAIPIFFKQKSRFIPMLKGREPKWYWKKR from the coding sequence ATGATTGAAATAATTTATTTATTTATAATTTTTTTATTATCGTATTTTATCGGTTCTTTCCCGACGGCTTATTTTGTGACAAAGAAATTTACAGACAAGGATATAAGAAAAGAGGGAACTGGTAATGTTGGGGCTATGAACACTTCCAGAGCTACAGGGAAGTTTTATTTATTCTTTTTAGTTCTTCTGGGAGATGTTTTAAAAGGAGCATTGCCTGTATATATTGTTAAAAATTTAAATCTTGGCGATTATTCTATTTTAGCAATCACTTTTTGTGGTTTTGGTGTTGTTTTGGGTCACTGTTATTCTGCTTATTTTAAAATCAAAGATGGAAGTTTCGCGGGCGGGAAAGCAATTGCTTCAATGAGCGGGATTTTGGGTGTTTTGAATTTTTATTATTTATTTTTACCCTGGGTTTCTGTTTGTATTCTCTATATAATTTTTTCGGGCTATTTATTTTTGGGTCAGTTTATGGCTAATTTATTTTTACCAATTATAAGCTATATTTTAGTTCCTCAATATTTTTGGTTATGTTTTTTGTCTGCGATTCCGATTTTCTTTAAGCAAAAATCAAGATTTATCCCAATGTTAAAAGGGAGAGAACCTAAATGGTATTGGAAAAAAAGATAA
- a CDS encoding DegV family protein produces the protein MVLEKKIKKELRNKKSQNKIGVVADDVCSLPEEFLKKNRIEIVKMRLFFEELKKQPEKDIYQIMKETKAYPKTSAPSPGQFLKSYNKALKINEKIVVITISSKLSGAFNTANQAKKLISIPSKINIVDSFSAVAAEGLLVIKAINLIKEKKDLKKIKNELETVKKRIKMFAFLETTYWVEKIGRISKKRAFGFKFLKLFGVMPIIGIKREEVGLVGFNFWTTKNYKAVFHQLKKETKRAKKQSKRLIVGINYTDNKDTAFWLKEKIERKLQARVIFVSMVPLIVGANSGPGTLIAASYIE, from the coding sequence ATGGTATTGGAAAAAAAGATAAAAAAAGAATTAAGAAATAAAAAATCCCAAAACAAAATTGGAGTTGTTGCAGATGATGTTTGTTCTTTACCAGAAGAATTTTTGAAAAAAAACAGAATAGAGATCGTAAAAATGAGATTGTTTTTTGAAGAACTTAAAAAACAACCCGAAAAGGATATATATCAAATAATGAAAGAAACGAAAGCTTATCCTAAAACTTCAGCACCCTCGCCTGGGCAGTTTCTTAAGTCTTATAATAAAGCCCTTAAGATAAATGAGAAAATTGTTGTAATTACAATAAGCTCTAAGCTTTCCGGCGCTTTTAATACCGCGAATCAAGCAAAAAAATTAATATCCATTCCTTCTAAAATTAATATAGTAGATTCATTTTCAGCCGTTGCCGCAGAGGGGCTTCTTGTTATAAAAGCAATTAATCTAATTAAAGAAAAAAAAGATTTAAAGAAAATTAAAAATGAATTAGAGACTGTAAAAAAAAGAATAAAAATGTTTGCTTTTCTTGAAACAACTTATTGGGTAGAAAAGATAGGAAGAATTTCTAAAAAAAGAGCTTTCGGATTTAAATTTTTGAAATTATTTGGAGTGATGCCGATTATCGGCATAAAAAGAGAAGAGGTAGGTCTTGTGGGATTTAATTTCTGGACTACAAAAAATTATAAAGCAGTTTTTCATCAATTAAAAAAAGAAACTAAAAGGGCAAAAAAGCAATCAAAAAGATTGATAGTTGGAATAAATTATACAGATAATAAGGACACAGCTTTTTGGTTAAAAGAAAAAATAGAAAGAAAACTTCAGGCAAGAGTCATTTTTGTGAGTATGGTACCTTTAATTGTCGGCGCAAATTCTGGTCCCGGAACATTAATTGCAGCAAGTTATATAGAATAA
- a CDS encoding YifB family Mg chelatase-like AAA ATPase — protein MAIKLFSSAIIGLEAIPIEVEVDFSPGLHSFSIVGLGDKAVEESKERVSSAVKNTGAKPPQHHNRRITVNLAPADIKKQGPGYDLAIAVGFLLASGQMKNIDVSDKLFIGELSLDGTLRKTNGILPIASLAKEKLKTLVLPKENEKEAELVEGLKILSVNNLDELLKTLEKEEKEYIKIGNGAEEINPVLKTDIDFAYIKGQDRAKRAFEIAAAGGHNIFLSGPPGGGKTLLSRALPSILPRLDKNEILEITKIYSVAGLLSSKQPILEERPFRAPHHSSSTAALIGGGSKIKPGEITLAHRGVLFLDEFPEFHRDVIEALRQPMEDGIVQVSRATETLLFPANFTLVAASNPCPCGFLNDSQKECNCTSSQILRYQRKLSGPILDRIDIKIEVPRIGFDKLSSGKVAEESKKIRERVELAREIQQKRGFINSDISIPKIKEYCKIDNASEDLLRMAMQKLNLSPRSYHKVLKVSRTIADLDGKDNIAKEHLAEAISYQDKKENYV, from the coding sequence ATGGCTATAAAATTATTTTCATCAGCGATAATTGGACTGGAGGCTATTCCAATTGAAGTTGAAGTTGATTTTTCTCCCGGTCTCCATAGTTTTTCTATTGTTGGCTTAGGAGATAAAGCAGTTGAGGAATCAAAAGAAAGAGTGTCTTCAGCTGTTAAAAATACAGGCGCAAAACCACCTCAGCATCATAATAGGAGAATTACTGTAAACTTGGCCCCTGCTGATATAAAAAAACAAGGGCCAGGATATGATCTTGCAATTGCAGTTGGTTTTCTTCTGGCCTCTGGTCAAATGAAAAATATTGATGTATCTGATAAATTATTTATCGGTGAACTTTCTTTGGACGGCACTTTGCGTAAAACAAATGGCATTTTACCCATTGCTTCTTTGGCAAAAGAAAAATTAAAAACACTGGTCTTACCAAAGGAAAATGAAAAAGAAGCAGAGTTGGTTGAAGGGCTTAAAATTTTGTCAGTAAATAATTTGGACGAACTTTTAAAAACTTTAGAAAAAGAAGAAAAAGAATATATAAAAATAGGGAATGGCGCAGAAGAAATTAATCCTGTTTTAAAAACCGACATAGATTTTGCTTATATTAAAGGGCAGGATCGTGCAAAAAGAGCTTTTGAGATTGCAGCGGCTGGAGGGCATAATATCTTTTTGTCAGGGCCTCCAGGAGGAGGGAAAACTCTTTTATCTCGCGCCCTACCGTCGATTCTTCCTCGTTTAGACAAAAACGAAATTTTAGAGATAACAAAAATTTATAGCGTTGCAGGACTTTTATCTTCAAAACAACCAATCTTAGAAGAAAGACCCTTTAGGGCTCCACACCATTCTTCGTCAACAGCGGCTTTAATCGGCGGTGGCTCGAAGATTAAGCCGGGGGAAATTACTTTAGCCCATCGTGGAGTTTTGTTTTTAGATGAATTCCCAGAATTTCATAGAGACGTGATTGAAGCTTTGCGCCAGCCCATGGAAGATGGAATTGTTCAGGTGTCTCGTGCTACAGAAACTCTTTTATTCCCTGCAAATTTTACTTTAGTTGCAGCCTCAAACCCTTGTCCTTGCGGATTTTTAAATGATTCGCAAAAAGAATGTAATTGTACTTCTTCTCAAATATTACGATACCAGCGAAAGTTGTCAGGGCCAATTTTAGATAGGATTGATATTAAAATTGAAGTTCCACGAATTGGTTTTGATAAATTGTCTTCAGGAAAAGTTGCAGAAGAGAGCAAAAAAATAAGAGAAAGAGTTGAACTCGCCAGAGAAATTCAACAAAAAAGAGGTTTTATAAATAGTGATATTAGTATCCCAAAAATAAAAGAATATTGTAAAATAGATAATGCCTCAGAAGATCTTTTAAGAATGGCGATGCAAAAATTAAATTTATCGCCAAGAAGTTATCATAAAGTGTTGAAAGTTTCTCGTACTATTGCAGACCTTGATGGTAAAGATAATATCGCAAAAGAACATCTTGCAGAGGCAATTAGTTATCAGGATAAAAAAGAAAATTATGTATGA
- a CDS encoding FAD-dependent oxidoreductase has translation MYDVIIIGGGPAGVAAGIYCARKNLKVILLTKDLEGQIFDSPKVENYPGFKEISGINLSAKLKEHLLNFSSNIEIKEGFFVKKIERIEDNNFQIATEDGKKFISKVIIIASGASPRKLDVPGAKEFEGKGVSFCETCDGPFLKEKDVVVVGSGNAGLEAAEELASYTNKVCVLEIKNKLVGDEFLAKRLEKKGNVEIIFNVELKKIKGENFVEKIIYFDKKEGQEKQLNVSGIFVKVGQFPNSDFAEDSLEINERKEIIINPKTLETSEEGIFAAGDVTDISYKQYIIAAGEGAKAALSAYNYLKNKK, from the coding sequence ATGTATGATGTAATTATTATCGGTGGCGGACCTGCTGGCGTTGCAGCAGGAATATATTGCGCAAGAAAAAACTTGAAAGTAATTTTGTTAACAAAAGATCTTGAGGGTCAAATTTTTGACTCACCCAAAGTTGAAAATTATCCGGGCTTTAAAGAAATTTCCGGCATTAATCTTTCCGCAAAATTAAAAGAACATTTATTAAATTTTTCTTCGAATATTGAAATTAAAGAAGGGTTTTTTGTAAAGAAAATAGAGAGGATAGAAGATAATAATTTCCAAATTGCAACAGAAGACGGAAAAAAGTTTATTTCAAAAGTTATTATTATTGCTAGTGGTGCAAGCCCTAGAAAGTTAGATGTTCCGGGCGCTAAAGAATTTGAAGGGAAAGGAGTTTCTTTCTGTGAAACTTGCGATGGACCTTTTTTAAAAGAGAAGGATGTTGTTGTTGTTGGAAGCGGAAATGCAGGCCTTGAAGCCGCAGAAGAACTTGCGAGCTATACAAATAAAGTTTGTGTTTTGGAAATTAAAAACAAATTAGTTGGAGATGAATTTTTAGCAAAAAGATTAGAAAAAAAAGGAAATGTAGAAATTATTTTTAATGTTGAATTAAAAAAGATAAAAGGAGAGAATTTTGTTGAAAAAATTATATATTTTGATAAAAAGGAAGGGCAAGAGAAACAATTAAATGTTTCTGGAATATTTGTGAAAGTAGGACAGTTCCCAAATAGTGATTTCGCAGAAGACTCTTTAGAGATAAATGAGCGGAAAGAAATCATAATAAATCCAAAGACATTAGAGACCTCAGAAGAAGGAATCTTTGCAGCGGGGGATGTTACTGATATTTCTTATAAACAATATATTATAGCAGCGGGTGAGGGAGCGAAAGCCGCTTTATCAGCTTATAATTATTTAAAAAATAAAAAGTAA
- a CDS encoding mechanosensitive ion channel, with amino-acid sequence MMNFSQLISEVLKYIEKIPMLKIGFIIVGGIIAYILIKTFGEIWIMKMMKRKYRKRDKEALQKRTQTLHQTLTTALKIVIIFTGFLLILDEIGINLAPFVAGAGIVGLAVGFGSQSLVKDFVSGTFILVEDQFRKGDKVKIGGFEGKVENFTLRRTLLRDDKDNLHYIPNNQINFVSNLTKGKEGKTKEEKNLQAKK; translated from the coding sequence ATGATGAATTTTTCACAACTTATATCTGAGGTTTTAAAATATATTGAAAAAATTCCAATGTTGAAGATTGGATTTATTATTGTTGGAGGCATTATTGCTTATATTTTAATAAAGACTTTTGGCGAAATCTGGATAATGAAAATGATGAAAAGAAAATATAGGAAAAGAGATAAAGAAGCTCTTCAAAAAAGAACACAAACACTACATCAGACATTAACCACTGCTTTAAAAATCGTTATTATCTTTACTGGGTTTTTATTGATTTTAGATGAAATCGGTATTAATCTTGCTCCTTTTGTTGCGGGTGCTGGAATTGTGGGTCTTGCTGTTGGATTTGGTTCGCAGAGCTTGGTAAAAGATTTTGTCTCTGGTACTTTTATTTTAGTAGAAGATCAATTTAGGAAGGGGGATAAAGTTAAGATAGGAGGTTTCGAGGGCAAGGTTGAGAATTTCACTTTACGGAGAACTTTGCTAAGAGACGATAAAGACAATTTGCATTATATTCCGAATAACCAAATAAATTTTGTATCAAACCTAACAAAAGGGAAAGAAGGGAAAACCAAAGAAGAAAAAAATTTACAAGCAAAAAAATAA